In the Ctenopharyngodon idella isolate HZGC_01 chromosome 4, HZGC01, whole genome shotgun sequence genome, one interval contains:
- the LOC127510665 gene encoding zinc finger protein 239-like isoform X2 produces MAFIKEESEDMKIEETFRVKHEDTEEQTDLRMLKEESEVLNEMEEKNYYDFITEEKSFSCSQIHNEDKPVTYPQCGKIFDQDENLKAHMRIHTVESPFVCHQCGKSFTQKGSLNRHMRIHNGEKPYMCPLCGKSFNQHGNLEVHIRLHTGDRLFTCQHCGKSFNRKGNLNYHMRVHTGESPFTCQQCGTNFTVKGSLVRHMRIHTREKPYTCPHCGESFEQHGNLKVHMRIHTGEKPYTCPQCGKSFDQHGNLKVHIRVHTGEKPYTCPQCGKSFDQHGNLKVHMRVHTGEKPYTCSQCGKSFTQKGHLEVHMRIHTGEKPFTCQHCEKSFKRKGILKRHMRLHTGENKFQSAWKP; encoded by the coding sequence ACCTGAGAATGctgaaagaggagagtgaagtaCTGAATGAAATGGAGGAGAAAAATTATTATGATTTCATAACTGAAGAAAAATCTTTCAGTTGCTCACAGATACACAATGAAGATAAGCCTGTTACCtaccctcagtgtggaaagatttTTGATCAAGATGAAAACCTTAAagcccacatgagaattcacactgtaGAGAGTCCTTTCGTCTGCcatcagtgtggaaaaagtttcactcaaaaaggaagccttaacaggcacatgagaattcacaatggagagaagccttacatgTGCCCtctgtgtggaaagagttttaatcAACATGGAAACCTTGAAGTCCACATAAGACTTCACACTGGAGATAGGCTTTTTACCTGCCAACATTGCGGAAAAAGTTTTAACCGAAAAGGAAACCTTAATtaccacatgagagttcacactggagagagccctttcacctgccaacagtgtggaacaAATTTCACTGTAAAGGGAAGCCTTGTTaggcacatgagaattcacactagAGAGAAGCCCTACACATGCCCTCATTGTGGAGAGAGCTTTGAGCAACATggaaaccttaaagtccacatgagaattcacactggagaaaagccttatacatgccctcagtgtggaaagagttttgatCAACATggaaaccttaaagtccacataagagttcacactggagaaaagccttatacatgccctcagtgtggaaagagttttgatCAACATGGgaaccttaaagtccacatgagagttcacactggagaaaagccttacacatgctctcaatgtggaaagagtttcactcaaaaaggaCACCttgaagtccacatgagaattcacactggagagaagcctttcacctgccaacactGTGAAAAAAGTTTCAAACGAAAAGGAATCCTTAAAAGGCACATGCgacttcacactggagagaacaAGTTTCAGTCAGCATggaaaccttaa
- the LOC127510665 gene encoding zinc finger protein 239-like isoform X10 yields the protein MLKEESEVLNEMEEKNYYDFITEEKSFSCSQIHNEDKPVTYPQCGKIFDQDENLKAHMRIHTVESPFVCHQCGKSFTQKGSLNRHMRIHNGEKPYMCPLCGKSFNQHGNLEVHIRLHTGDRLFTCQHCGKSFNRKGNLNYHMRVHTGESPFTCQQCGTNFTVKGSLVRHMRIHTREKPYTCPHCGESFEQHGNLKVHMRIHTGEKPYTCPQCGKSFDQHGNLKVHIRVHTGEKPYTCPQCGKSFDQHGNLKVHMRVHTGEKPYTCSQCGKSFTQKGHLEVHMRIHTGEKPFTCQHCEKSFKRKGILKRHMRLHTGENKFQSAWKP from the coding sequence ATGctgaaagaggagagtgaagtaCTGAATGAAATGGAGGAGAAAAATTATTATGATTTCATAACTGAAGAAAAATCTTTCAGTTGCTCACAGATACACAATGAAGATAAGCCTGTTACCtaccctcagtgtggaaagatttTTGATCAAGATGAAAACCTTAAagcccacatgagaattcacactgtaGAGAGTCCTTTCGTCTGCcatcagtgtggaaaaagtttcactcaaaaaggaagccttaacaggcacatgagaattcacaatggagagaagccttacatgTGCCCtctgtgtggaaagagttttaatcAACATGGAAACCTTGAAGTCCACATAAGACTTCACACTGGAGATAGGCTTTTTACCTGCCAACATTGCGGAAAAAGTTTTAACCGAAAAGGAAACCTTAATtaccacatgagagttcacactggagagagccctttcacctgccaacagtgtggaacaAATTTCACTGTAAAGGGAAGCCTTGTTaggcacatgagaattcacactagAGAGAAGCCCTACACATGCCCTCATTGTGGAGAGAGCTTTGAGCAACATggaaaccttaaagtccacatgagaattcacactggagaaaagccttatacatgccctcagtgtggaaagagttttgatCAACATggaaaccttaaagtccacataagagttcacactggagaaaagccttatacatgccctcagtgtggaaagagttttgatCAACATGGgaaccttaaagtccacatgagagttcacactggagaaaagccttacacatgctctcaatgtggaaagagtttcactcaaaaaggaCACCttgaagtccacatgagaattcacactggagagaagcctttcacctgccaacactGTGAAAAAAGTTTCAAACGAAAAGGAATCCTTAAAAGGCACATGCgacttcacactggagagaacaAGTTTCAGTCAGCATggaaaccttaa
- the LOC127510665 gene encoding zinc finger protein 239-like isoform X1 yields the protein MAFIKEESEDMKIEETFRVKHEDTEEQTDLRMLKEESEVLNEMEEKNYYDFITEEKSFSCSQIHNEDKPVTYPQCGKIFDQDENLKAHMRIHTVESPFVCHQCGKSFTQKGSLNRHMRIHNGEKPYMCPLCGKSFNQHGNLEVHIRLHTGDRLFTCQHCGKSFNRKGNLNYHMRVHTGESPFTCQQCGTNFTVKGSLVRHMRIHTREKPYTCPHCGESFEQHGNLKVHMRIHTGEKPYTCPQCGKSFDQHGNLKVHIRVHTGEKPYTCPQCGKSFDQHGNLKVHMRVHTGEKPYTCSQCGKSFTQKGHLEVHMRIHTGEKPFTCQHCEKSFKRKGILKRHMRLHTGENKFQSAWKP from the exons atggcgtttattaaagaggagagtgaagacatgaagattgaagaaacattcagagtgaaacatgaagatactgaggaacaaacag ACCTGAGAATGctgaaagaggagagtgaagtaCTGAATGAAATGGAGGAGAAAAATTATTATGATTTCATAACTGAAGAAAAATCTTTCAGTTGCTCACAGATACACAATGAAGATAAGCCTGTTACCtaccctcagtgtggaaagatttTTGATCAAGATGAAAACCTTAAagcccacatgagaattcacactgtaGAGAGTCCTTTCGTCTGCcatcagtgtggaaaaagtttcactcaaaaaggaagccttaacaggcacatgagaattcacaatggagagaagccttacatgTGCCCtctgtgtggaaagagttttaatcAACATGGAAACCTTGAAGTCCACATAAGACTTCACACTGGAGATAGGCTTTTTACCTGCCAACATTGCGGAAAAAGTTTTAACCGAAAAGGAAACCTTAATtaccacatgagagttcacactggagagagccctttcacctgccaacagtgtggaacaAATTTCACTGTAAAGGGAAGCCTTGTTaggcacatgagaattcacactagAGAGAAGCCCTACACATGCCCTCATTGTGGAGAGAGCTTTGAGCAACATggaaaccttaaagtccacatgagaattcacactggagaaaagccttatacatgccctcagtgtggaaagagttttgatCAACATggaaaccttaaagtccacataagagttcacactggagaaaagccttatacatgccctcagtgtggaaagagttttgatCAACATGGgaaccttaaagtccacatgagagttcacactggagaaaagccttacacatgctctcaatgtggaaagagtttcactcaaaaaggaCACCttgaagtccacatgagaattcacactggagagaagcctttcacctgccaacactGTGAAAAAAGTTTCAAACGAAAAGGAATCCTTAAAAGGCACATGCgacttcacactggagagaacaAGTTTCAGTCAGCATggaaaccttaa